In Epinephelus fuscoguttatus linkage group LG15, E.fuscoguttatus.final_Chr_v1, a genomic segment contains:
- the LOC125902051 gene encoding zinc finger and SCAN domain-containing protein 5A: MANCVAFQSKLTSIMEMLAKAAVVEISKLWEDGFALVQVELRRRESEIEALNRKLVLMETERLTVMSQAQTTNLSSSSSSKREQQNKLLPPTGDGPIIDSVQTLSPEQNVREKADTSANHRTPPPPPSQTEEKQCEQLKSDICESDCRDDDDEDLIVKLEDEDDVQIVEQIVDSDASGNDGAGHCEMELSVQPDEVVVEQESQQWSSVSVGDSDTADDSDCFFEPKQLSQNLDSEILLIQNALDLFDNSPETAYPDRFMRDNGQGASSKSRTPVSSSHAQTSQPIEAINHPERGVSIRFLSEKQPQMKNTSAFNPDSRFFLLNDPELHKTIASRRIKEKWYICPFCGKSFDRVSHLEIHQRIHTGEKPYTCDICGKSFSQRSNLRTHQRTHKEALSQNAV, encoded by the exons ATGGCCAACTGTGTGGCTTTCCAGAGCAAGTTAACCTCGATCATGGAAATGCTAGCTAAAGCTGCCGTGGTGGAAATCAGCAAACTGTGGGAGGACGGCTTCGCCCTGGTTCAGGTCGAGCTCCGCCGGAGAGAGAGCGAGATTGAAGCCCTGAACAGGAAGTTGGTGTTGATGGAAACCGAGCGGTTAACGGTCATGTCTCAGGCTCAGACTACAAATCTGtcttcatcatcttcctccaagagagagcagcagaacaaGCTGCTGCCGCCCACCGGCGATG GGCCGATTATAGATTCAGTCCAAACGTTGTCACCTGAGCAGAACGTCAGAGAGAAAGCGGACACCTCAGCGAATCACagaacaccaccaccaccaccatcacagacagaggagaaacaatGCGAGCAGCTCAAGTCTGACATCTGTGAAAGTGACTgcagagatgatgatgatgaggactTAATAGTCAAGCTAGAGGACGAGGACGACGTTCAGATCGTGGAGCAGATAGTGGACTCCGATGCCAGTGGTAACGACGGAGCAGGTCACTGTGAGATGGAACTGAGCGTCCAACCTGACGAGGTTGTGGTAGAACAAGAGAGCCAGCAGTGGTCGTCAGTGTCAGTGGGAGACAGCGACACTGCTGATGACTCGGACTGCTTTTTTGAACCGAAGCAGCTGTCACAAAATCTGGACTCGGAGATCCTGCTCATTCAGAACGCTTTGGACCTTTTTGATAATTCACCAGAGACAGCATACCCTGACAGGTTTATGAGGGATAATGGACAAGGTGCATCAAGTAAATCAAGGACTCCTGTGAGTTCTAGCCACGCTCAGACAAGTCAGCCTATAGAAGCAATAAATCACCCAGAGAGAGGAGTGTCCATCAGATTCCTGTCAGAGAAACAGCCTCAAATGAAAAACACGTCAGCGTTTAACCCAGACAGCAGATTCTTTCTTTTAAATGACCCTGAGTTGCATAAAACGATAGCAAGTCGCCGTATTAAAGAGAAATGGTATATCTGCCCATTCTGCGGCAAAAGCTTTGATCGCGTCAGCCATCTGGAGATTCACCAGCgaattcacacaggagagaaaccgtacACATGTGACATATGTGGCAAAAGTTTTTCTCAGAGGAGCAACCTTCGCACTCACCAACGGACTCACAAAGAGGCTCTATCCCAAAATGCAGTTTGA